The following proteins are encoded in a genomic region of Bradyrhizobium sp. SK17:
- a CDS encoding LysR family transcriptional regulator, which translates to MQHAGLFELNAVVAIATHRSFRAAATELGISPSALSHAIAGLEKRLGVRLINRTTRSVALSEAGERFLARVSPALREIAGAMEDVNEFRDTPAGTLRINLKERAAHQILRPVVAKFMRRYPDMNVELTMEGRPIDIVAEGFDAGIRLAEAVPQDMVAIPCGPDTRFIVVGAPGYFARSSVPRSPLDLLAHECIRRRMPSGKLYHWEFEKRGGEQMALDVPGRLTLDNDSLMVEAALEGVGLAFVSDFWVTGHLAAGTLRAVLDAWTPPFPGLRLYYPRHRHMTAGLRAFVDMIREETKLATRASGVRQRSQKT; encoded by the coding sequence ATGCAACATGCTGGCCTTTTCGAGTTGAACGCCGTCGTCGCGATCGCGACGCATCGCAGCTTTCGCGCCGCGGCGACTGAGCTTGGCATCTCACCCTCGGCGTTGAGCCACGCCATTGCCGGGCTGGAAAAGCGGCTTGGCGTGCGTCTCATCAATCGGACGACGCGCAGCGTCGCGTTGTCGGAAGCGGGGGAGCGTTTCCTCGCCAGGGTTAGTCCCGCGCTGCGCGAGATTGCCGGCGCGATGGAGGATGTGAACGAATTTCGCGACACGCCGGCAGGAACGCTGCGCATCAACCTGAAGGAGCGCGCAGCGCACCAGATCCTCCGCCCGGTTGTTGCGAAATTCATGCGGCGCTATCCCGACATGAATGTCGAGTTGACGATGGAAGGACGCCCCATCGATATTGTCGCGGAAGGGTTCGATGCCGGCATCCGGCTCGCCGAAGCCGTGCCGCAGGATATGGTCGCGATTCCCTGCGGTCCGGACACGCGCTTCATCGTCGTCGGCGCGCCCGGCTATTTCGCGCGCTCGTCGGTGCCGCGGTCTCCGCTCGATCTGCTCGCCCACGAATGCATTCGCAGACGAATGCCGAGCGGCAAGCTCTATCACTGGGAGTTCGAGAAGCGCGGCGGCGAGCAGATGGCGCTGGATGTGCCGGGCAGGCTGACCCTCGACAATGACAGCCTGATGGTGGAAGCCGCCCTCGAGGGCGTGGGGCTTGCGTTCGTCAGCGACTTCTGGGTGACCGGGCATCTCGCCGCCGGAACGTTGCGAGCGGTGCTGGACGCCTGGACGCCGCCATTTCCCGGCCTGCGTCTGTACTATCCGCGGCATCGCCACATGACGGCCGGGCTTCGTGCCTTTGTCGACATGATCCGGGAGGAGACGAAACTGGCTACCCGGGCAAGCGGCGTGCGGCAACGATCGCAAAAGACGTGA
- a CDS encoding glutathione S-transferase family protein, whose product MTITITAFERSPDGGKGLARDTRVRWALEELGLPYEVRLVSFAAMKEPAHLAIHPFGQIPTYQEDDLALFETGAIVLHLAERHKGLLPDDANARARAIAWMFAALNTVEPPILEFSTAWLFERDKSWHEARLLLVKDRVRQRLDQLSERLGDADWLDGAFSASDLMMASVLLRLKPSGMLNGHPKLAAYVGRGEARPAYQRAFAAQLAVNTAKSD is encoded by the coding sequence ATGACCATCACCATCACCGCCTTTGAGCGGTCGCCGGATGGCGGCAAGGGATTGGCGCGGGATACGCGGGTGCGGTGGGCACTTGAAGAACTCGGCCTGCCTTACGAGGTGCGTCTCGTATCGTTTGCCGCGATGAAGGAGCCCGCGCATCTGGCGATTCATCCGTTCGGCCAGATCCCCACCTATCAAGAGGACGACCTCGCGCTGTTCGAGACGGGGGCGATCGTGCTCCATCTCGCCGAGCGCCACAAAGGCTTGCTCCCTGACGATGCGAATGCCCGGGCACGCGCGATCGCATGGATGTTTGCCGCGCTCAACACGGTGGAGCCGCCGATCCTCGAATTCTCGACCGCGTGGCTGTTCGAGCGCGACAAGTCGTGGCACGAGGCGCGCCTGCTGCTGGTCAAGGATCGCGTCCGGCAGCGGTTGGACCAGCTTTCGGAGCGTCTCGGCGATGCCGATTGGCTCGATGGTGCGTTCAGCGCCAGCGACCTGATGATGGCGTCGGTGCTGCTGCGGCTGAAGCCTTCGGGCATGCTCAACGGGCATCCGAAGCTCGCTGCCTATGTCGGCCGTGGCGAAGCGCGGCCCGCCTACCAGCGGGCATTCGCGGCGCAATTGGCGGTCAACACCGCGAAATCAGACTGA
- a CDS encoding dipeptidase: MQESSKVAIFDGHNDAAQHLVEYREGGRDFLVRSEEGHLDLPRAREGGMVGGLFAMYAKAEHPRQGDFSQTADGYEVRLAEPLDAAYARRTIDAQLSALERLVGRANGRIRFATTVDEIEAARRDAAFAIVLHLEGAEAIDADLDGLARLHSRGLRSLGPVWSRPNIFGHGVPFAYPRSPDTGPGLTDAGKALVKACNELGIMVDAAHLNERGFWDLVAISTAPIVATHACAHAICPATRNLTDRQLDAVKASGGVVGFNFSVSEVRPDGHRDPDIPIETVVAHLGYLVERMGDDHVALGSDFDGATMPHPLRDASQLQNLIQALRAHGFDEATLRKIAFDNWMRMLRQSWR, encoded by the coding sequence ATGCAGGAAAGCAGCAAAGTCGCGATCTTCGACGGGCACAATGACGCGGCCCAGCACCTCGTTGAATACCGCGAGGGCGGCCGCGATTTTCTCGTGCGCTCCGAGGAGGGCCATCTCGATCTGCCGCGCGCCCGGGAAGGCGGCATGGTCGGTGGCCTGTTCGCGATGTACGCCAAGGCAGAACATCCGCGACAAGGCGACTTCTCGCAAACTGCCGATGGATACGAGGTGCGACTTGCCGAGCCGCTCGACGCGGCCTACGCCCGCCGCACCATCGATGCCCAGTTGAGCGCGCTGGAACGCCTGGTTGGACGCGCCAACGGACGGATTCGCTTTGCGACGACCGTGGACGAGATCGAGGCGGCGCGGCGCGATGCGGCGTTTGCAATCGTGCTGCATCTCGAGGGCGCCGAGGCGATCGACGCCGATCTGGACGGGCTGGCGCGGCTCCATTCGCGCGGCCTGCGTTCGCTCGGTCCGGTGTGGAGCCGGCCCAACATCTTCGGTCACGGCGTGCCGTTCGCCTATCCGCGGTCGCCGGACACCGGCCCCGGCCTGACCGATGCCGGGAAGGCGCTGGTGAAGGCCTGCAACGAACTCGGGATCATGGTGGACGCAGCCCACCTCAACGAACGCGGCTTCTGGGATCTGGTGGCGATCAGCACCGCGCCCATCGTGGCCACTCACGCCTGCGCGCATGCGATCTGCCCCGCGACCCGCAACCTGACCGACCGGCAGCTCGATGCCGTCAAGGCATCGGGTGGCGTCGTCGGCTTCAATTTCAGCGTGTCCGAGGTGCGCCCGGACGGACACCGCGATCCGGACATTCCGATCGAGACGGTCGTCGCGCATCTCGGCTATCTGGTCGAACGGATGGGTGACGATCACGTCGCGCTGGGATCGGACTTCGATGGCGCGACGATGCCGCACCCGCTCAGGGATGCAAGCCAGCTCCAGAACCTGATCCAGGCGTTGCGCGCGCACGGCTTCGATGAGGCCACGTTGCGCAAGATCGCCTTCGACAACTGGATGCGAATGCTGCGCCAAAGCTGGCGGTGA
- a CDS encoding P-II family nitrogen regulator produces the protein MKKIEAIIKPFKLDEVKEALQEVGLQGITVTEAKGFGRQKGHAELYRGAEYIVDFLPKVKIEIVIGDDLVEKAIDAIRRAAQTGRIGDGKIFVSNIEEAIRIRTGESGLDAI, from the coding sequence GTGAAGAAGATTGAAGCCATCATCAAGCCCTTCAAGCTCGACGAGGTCAAAGAAGCGCTCCAGGAAGTCGGACTGCAAGGCATCACCGTGACCGAGGCCAAGGGGTTCGGCCGCCAGAAGGGCCACGCCGAACTCTATCGCGGTGCAGAATACATCGTCGACTTCCTGCCCAAGGTGAAGATCGAGATCGTGATCGGCGACGACCTGGTCGAGAAGGCGATCGACGCGATCCGCCGCGCCGCCCAGACCGGACGGATCGGCGACGGCAAGATCTTCGTCTCCAACATCGAGGAAGCCATCCGCATCCGGACCGGAGAATCCGGGCTGGACGCTATTTGA
- a CDS encoding tautomerase family protein has translation MLPSSYPIGAIRPWRILPDLCLIGHCLIAPRWSIFAALSPPQQWRETMPYITISTVRGIFDVAQKKKLLERVTDLMVEVEGQGDPDFRRNVWVKIEEGEPASWSLGGMMPTPDMIAGKFGALDAGGRRVAKAKV, from the coding sequence ATGTTGCCGTCATCCTACCCGATCGGCGCGATCAGGCCATGGCGGATATTGCCCGATCTCTGTCTGATCGGCCACTGCCTGATCGCCCCGCGCTGGTCCATCTTCGCTGCGTTGTCACCACCTCAGCAATGGAGAGAGACCATGCCTTACATCACCATTTCCACCGTCCGCGGCATCTTCGACGTGGCACAGAAGAAGAAACTGCTCGAACGCGTCACCGATCTCATGGTCGAGGTCGAGGGCCAGGGGGACCCGGACTTCCGCCGCAACGTCTGGGTCAAGATCGAGGAAGGCGAGCCGGCGAGCTGGTCGCTCGGCGGCATGATGCCGACGCCGGACATGATTGCGGGCAAATTCGGTGCACTCGACGCCGGCGGCCGACGGGTCGCGAAGGCCAAGGTGTAG
- a CDS encoding GlxA family transcriptional regulator, translating to MKLAILALEGCMQSAVAGIADILTLGNHVMALRGGKARFSWQTLSLDGKAVRAGGGKLVAVDGAISRRTSFDAIIVPGSLVDHLTAERLQPQYDRAGAWLRQQHASGRLIGAFCSGVLLLANAGLLDGRRATITWWLQSELRRRHPRIDLASDAVITQADRLVCAAGPMSWVDLLLRLIELVEGPEVAKVCADYAVIDTAQRTQAIFMPLGYMLAQDPLLIKADMLVRRTGKAPITVRSLAQALGLSERTLNRRFRELTHEPPQAFITRRRVEHARTLLETTTQPIKTIARATGYEDESSFRKAFRKLTLTSPQAYRAQRSMRAA from the coding sequence ATGAAGCTTGCGATCCTCGCGCTGGAAGGCTGCATGCAATCGGCAGTCGCCGGCATCGCCGACATCCTCACCCTCGGCAACCATGTGATGGCGCTGCGCGGCGGCAAGGCACGCTTCAGCTGGCAGACGCTCTCGCTTGACGGCAAGGCGGTGCGCGCGGGCGGCGGCAAGCTCGTCGCCGTCGATGGCGCCATCAGCAGGCGGACGAGCTTCGACGCGATCATCGTGCCGGGCAGCCTGGTCGATCACCTCACCGCCGAGCGCCTGCAACCGCAATATGACCGCGCCGGCGCCTGGCTGCGCCAGCAGCACGCCAGCGGCCGGCTGATCGGCGCGTTCTGTAGCGGCGTGCTGCTGCTCGCCAATGCCGGGCTGCTCGACGGCCGCCGCGCCACCATCACCTGGTGGCTGCAAAGCGAACTGCGCCGCCGCCACCCGAGGATCGATCTCGCCAGCGACGCCGTCATCACCCAGGCCGACCGCCTGGTCTGCGCCGCCGGCCCGATGTCGTGGGTCGATCTGCTGCTGCGGCTGATCGAGCTGGTCGAAGGCCCCGAGGTCGCGAAGGTCTGCGCCGACTATGCCGTGATCGACACCGCGCAGCGCACCCAGGCGATCTTCATGCCACTCGGTTACATGCTCGCGCAGGACCCGCTGCTGATCAAGGCGGACATGCTGGTGCGCCGCACCGGCAAGGCGCCGATCACGGTGCGTAGCCTCGCGCAGGCGCTGGGCCTCAGCGAACGCACGCTGAACCGCCGCTTCCGCGAATTGACCCACGAGCCGCCGCAGGCCTTCATCACGCGCCGCCGCGTCGAGCACGCCCGCACGCTGCTGGAGACGACGACGCAGCCGATCAAGACGATCGCCCGCGCCACCGGCTACGAGGACGAGAGCAGCTTTCGCAAGGCCTTTCGCAAGCTCACGCTGACATCGCCGCAAGCCTACCGCGCGCAGCGATCAATGCGCGCGGCGTGA
- a CDS encoding NAD(P)H-hydrate dehydratase, whose amino-acid sequence MDVLTTTEMERADRLTIAAGTPGFALMMSAGQAVAEAAMDLVEEGPIVVVAGRGNNGGDGFVAAAELAARGREVSVILLCERDSLQGDAALAAKGWKYPVLPFNPQALGKPALIIDALFGAGLNRPVKGDPLEMIAAINTNGTPVLAVDLPSGVNGTSGAVMGAAVQATETVTFFRKKPAHLLLPGRIYCGRVRVADIGIDPQVLDEIKPLTTENLPQAWRWSFPVPRIDGHKYARGHAVVVSGDLASTGAARLAARAALRAGAGLVTLVSPRDALAVNAAALTAVMVRPVDNPIQFAELLDDKRLNACVIGPGAGVSARTRDFVHTALTAQRHLVLDADALTSFAGSPDRLFEAIKASDGLGVVLTPHEGEFPRLFSDISNKYPGRSKLERVRAAAERSGAVVLLKGADTVIASPDGRAAIAANAPPWLATAGAGDVLSGIIAGFLAQGVAAFEAASIGVWLHGEGASEAGPGLIAEDLTEVLPAVFRRLYDEFGIEY is encoded by the coding sequence ATGGACGTTCTGACCACCACCGAGATGGAGCGTGCCGACCGGCTGACCATCGCAGCCGGCACGCCGGGCTTCGCATTGATGATGAGCGCGGGTCAGGCGGTCGCTGAAGCCGCGATGGACCTGGTCGAGGAGGGGCCGATCGTCGTGGTCGCCGGCCGCGGCAACAATGGCGGTGACGGTTTTGTCGCTGCCGCCGAACTCGCCGCACGCGGTCGGGAGGTCTCGGTGATCCTGCTCTGCGAGCGCGACAGCCTACAGGGCGATGCGGCGCTCGCGGCGAAGGGCTGGAAATATCCGGTGCTGCCGTTCAACCCGCAGGCGCTCGGCAAGCCGGCGCTGATCATCGACGCGCTGTTCGGTGCCGGCCTCAATCGTCCGGTGAAGGGCGATCCGCTGGAGATGATCGCGGCCATCAACACCAACGGTACGCCGGTGCTGGCGGTCGACCTGCCGAGCGGCGTCAACGGCACGTCAGGTGCTGTCATGGGCGCGGCCGTGCAGGCGACCGAAACCGTCACCTTCTTCCGCAAGAAGCCCGCGCATCTGCTGCTGCCGGGCCGGATCTATTGCGGCCGGGTGCGCGTCGCCGATATCGGCATCGATCCGCAGGTGCTCGACGAGATCAAGCCCCTGACCACGGAGAACCTGCCGCAGGCCTGGCGCTGGTCGTTCCCGGTGCCGCGGATCGATGGCCACAAATATGCAAGGGGTCACGCTGTCGTGGTGTCCGGCGATCTCGCCTCGACCGGGGCGGCCCGGCTCGCGGCGCGGGCGGCGCTGCGCGCCGGCGCAGGTCTCGTGACGCTGGTCTCGCCGCGCGATGCGCTTGCGGTCAACGCGGCGGCGCTGACCGCGGTGATGGTGCGCCCGGTCGACAACCCGATCCAATTTGCCGAGCTACTCGACGACAAGCGCCTCAATGCCTGCGTGATCGGCCCCGGTGCCGGCGTCAGCGCGCGCACCCGCGACTTCGTCCACACCGCGCTCACGGCGCAGCGACATCTGGTGCTCGACGCCGATGCGCTGACGAGCTTTGCCGGCTCGCCGGACCGGCTGTTCGAGGCGATCAAGGCATCCGACGGTCTCGGGGTGGTGCTCACCCCGCATGAGGGCGAGTTTCCGCGGCTGTTCAGCGATATCTCCAACAAATATCCCGGCCGCTCCAAGCTCGAGCGCGTGCGCGCGGCGGCGGAGCGTTCCGGCGCGGTGGTGCTGCTGAAGGGCGCCGATACGGTGATCGCCTCGCCCGACGGCCGCGCCGCCATCGCCGCCAATGCACCGCCCTGGCTCGCCACCGCCGGCGCCGGCGACGTGCTGTCAGGCATCATCGCGGGCTTCCTGGCGCAGGGCGTCGCGGCGTTCGAGGCGGCCAGCATCGGCGTCTGGCTCCATGGCGAGGGCGCCAGCGAGGCCGGGCCCGGTCTGATCGCCGAGGACCTCACCGAGGTGCTGCCGGCCGTGTTCCGCCGGCTCTATGACGAGTTCGGCATTGAGTATTAG
- a CDS encoding ABC transporter substrate-binding protein, translating into MQDRKWSRRDWLKVTAATAAGMVFAEPLRAAAPPAEAVTPELIAAAKKEGKISFYSALELNTAERLARDFEQKYPGISVRVERSGAERIFQRIAQEQGSGINAVDVANSTDPAHYLDWKKNDWLAAYLPEEVAKHFPADQIDPDGMSATSCAWFEVIGYNTEQVKREEAPRSYADLLDPKWRGKIVKGHPGYSGAIMTATFVLARDLGWPYLEKLSQQRVMQVQSAADPPKKILLGERAVMADGNDYNLILARDQGKPVEVVYPAEGAPLIIVPSGVFKNAPNPNAARLFQSFFFSAETQQMLADEFAHRSFHAKVKEKAGHVPLDKLKMLKADPAQVQAQSEEIKAKYAKLFRV; encoded by the coding sequence ATGCAGGACCGCAAATGGTCGCGACGCGACTGGCTCAAGGTGACGGCCGCGACCGCAGCCGGCATGGTATTTGCCGAACCGCTGCGCGCCGCGGCGCCGCCCGCCGAAGCCGTGACGCCGGAGCTGATCGCGGCCGCCAAGAAGGAAGGCAAGATCTCGTTCTACAGCGCGCTGGAGCTGAATACGGCCGAGCGTCTGGCGCGTGACTTCGAGCAGAAATATCCGGGCATCAGCGTTCGCGTCGAGCGCTCCGGCGCCGAACGGATTTTCCAGCGCATCGCGCAGGAGCAGGGTAGTGGCATCAACGCCGTCGACGTCGCCAACTCGACCGATCCGGCGCATTATCTCGACTGGAAGAAGAACGACTGGCTCGCGGCCTACCTGCCCGAAGAGGTTGCGAAGCATTTTCCCGCCGACCAGATCGATCCCGACGGCATGTCGGCGACATCCTGCGCCTGGTTCGAGGTGATCGGCTACAACACCGAGCAGGTGAAGCGCGAGGAGGCGCCGAGGAGCTACGCCGACCTGCTCGATCCGAAATGGCGTGGCAAGATCGTCAAGGGTCATCCGGGCTATTCCGGCGCGATCATGACCGCGACCTTCGTGCTGGCGCGCGATCTCGGCTGGCCGTACCTGGAAAAGCTGTCGCAGCAGCGGGTGATGCAGGTGCAGTCGGCCGCCGATCCACCGAAGAAGATCCTGCTCGGCGAGCGGGCCGTCATGGCCGATGGCAACGACTACAACCTCATACTGGCCAGGGACCAGGGCAAGCCGGTCGAGGTGGTGTATCCGGCAGAGGGCGCGCCGCTGATCATCGTGCCGAGCGGCGTCTTCAAGAACGCGCCGAACCCGAACGCGGCGCGGCTGTTCCAGAGCTTCTTCTTCAGTGCCGAGACCCAGCAGATGCTGGCCGACGAGTTCGCGCACCGCTCGTTCCACGCCAAGGTGAAGGAGAAAGCCGGCCACGTGCCGCTCGACAAGCTGAAAATGCTGAAGGCCGATCCGGCCCAGGTGCAGGCGCAGAGCGAGGAGATCAAGGCGAAGTACGCGAAGCTGTTTCGGGTGTAG
- a CDS encoding oxidoreductase yields MAKTFLITGVSSGFGRALAEAALRDGHAVAGTVRNESDRRSFEALGEGAHAIVLDVTNFAAIAPAVAEVENTVGAIDVLVNNAGYGHEGILEESSIDDLRRQFEVNVFGAVAMIQAVLPHMRKRRAGHVLNITSMGGIITMPGLSYYHGSKFALEGISETLGKEVNDLGIKVTAVEPGSFRTDWAGRSMVRAERSITDYDPLIEPIRKRRMEMSGRQLGDPTKAAQAMLKLALSADPPAHLLLGSDAVRLVEDKMKLLQAEFAAWKSVSLSTDIA; encoded by the coding sequence ATGGCAAAGACTTTCCTCATCACGGGCGTCTCGTCCGGCTTCGGCCGCGCGTTGGCCGAAGCCGCGTTGCGTGACGGCCACGCCGTCGCGGGCACCGTGCGCAACGAGAGCGACAGGCGGAGCTTCGAAGCGCTCGGCGAAGGCGCGCACGCGATCGTTCTCGATGTCACCAACTTCGCGGCGATCGCGCCCGCCGTCGCCGAGGTCGAGAATACGGTCGGCGCGATCGACGTTCTCGTCAACAATGCCGGCTATGGTCACGAGGGCATTCTGGAAGAATCGTCAATCGACGACCTGCGACGCCAGTTCGAGGTCAACGTCTTCGGCGCGGTGGCGATGATTCAGGCGGTGCTGCCTCACATGCGCAAGCGACGCGCCGGGCATGTCCTCAACATCACATCGATGGGCGGGATCATCACGATGCCCGGCCTTAGCTACTATCACGGCAGCAAATTCGCGCTGGAGGGAATCTCCGAAACCCTTGGCAAGGAAGTCAATGACCTCGGCATCAAGGTCACGGCGGTCGAGCCCGGCAGCTTCCGCACCGACTGGGCCGGACGATCGATGGTACGGGCAGAACGATCGATTACAGACTATGACCCCCTCATCGAACCGATCCGCAAACGCCGCATGGAAATGAGTGGCCGGCAGCTTGGCGATCCCACGAAGGCCGCGCAGGCCATGCTGAAACTCGCACTGTCGGCCGATCCGCCCGCGCACCTGCTGCTCGGCAGCGATGCTGTTCGGCTGGTTGAAGACAAGATGAAACTGTTGCAAGCCGAATTCGCTGCGTGGAAGAGCGTTTCGCTTTCCACCGACATTGCCTGA
- the glnA gene encoding type I glutamate--ammonia ligase, whose translation MKTAKDVLKSIKDNDVKYVDLRFTDPRGKWQHVTFDVSMIDDEIFAEGTMFDGSSIAGWKAINESDMCLMPDPVTATIDPFFAETTMVITCDVLEPTTGEPYNRDPRGIAKKAEAMVKSMGVGDTVFVGPEAEFFVFDDVRYSADPYNTGFRLDSSELPINSSTEYEGGNLGHRIRTKAGYFPVPPQDSVQDMRSEMLGAMAKMGVKVEKHHHEVASAQHELGMKFDTLTLMADQMQVYKYCIHQVAHIYGKTATFMPKPVYGDNGSGMHVHQSIWKDGKPTFAGNKYADLSETCLHYIGGIIKHAKAINAFTNPSTNSYKRLVPGYEAPVLLAYSARNRSASCRIPYTANPKAKRVEVRFPDPMANPYLGFAAMLMAGLDGIKNKIDPGPAMDKDLYDLPKEELKQIPTVCGSLREALESLDKDRAFLKNGGVFDDDFIDAYIELKMTEVARFEMTPHPVEFEMYYSL comes from the coding sequence ATGAAGACCGCCAAAGACGTCCTGAAATCGATCAAGGACAACGACGTCAAATACGTCGACCTGCGCTTCACCGATCCGCGCGGCAAGTGGCAGCACGTCACCTTCGACGTCAGCATGATCGACGACGAGATCTTCGCCGAGGGCACGATGTTCGACGGCTCGTCGATCGCCGGCTGGAAGGCGATCAATGAATCCGACATGTGCCTGATGCCCGACCCGGTCACCGCGACGATCGACCCGTTCTTCGCCGAGACCACCATGGTCATCACCTGCGACGTGCTCGAGCCGACCACCGGCGAGCCCTACAACCGCGATCCCCGCGGCATCGCCAAGAAGGCCGAGGCGATGGTGAAGTCGATGGGCGTGGGCGACACCGTGTTCGTCGGCCCCGAGGCCGAGTTCTTCGTGTTCGACGACGTGCGCTATTCGGCCGACCCCTACAACACCGGCTTTCGCCTCGACTCCTCCGAGCTGCCGATCAACTCCTCGACCGAGTATGAAGGCGGCAATCTCGGCCACCGCATCCGCACCAAGGCCGGCTACTTCCCGGTGCCGCCGCAGGACAGCGTGCAGGACATGCGCTCCGAGATGCTCGGCGCGATGGCCAAGATGGGCGTCAAGGTCGAGAAGCACCACCACGAAGTGGCATCCGCCCAGCACGAGCTCGGCATGAAGTTCGACACGCTGACGCTGATGGCCGACCAGATGCAGGTCTACAAATACTGCATCCACCAGGTCGCCCACATCTACGGCAAGACCGCCACCTTCATGCCGAAGCCGGTCTATGGCGATAACGGCTCGGGCATGCACGTGCACCAGTCGATCTGGAAGGACGGCAAACCGACCTTCGCCGGCAACAAGTATGCCGACCTGTCGGAGACCTGCCTGCACTACATCGGCGGCATCATCAAGCACGCCAAGGCGATCAACGCCTTCACCAACCCGTCGACCAACTCCTACAAGCGTCTGGTCCCGGGCTACGAGGCGCCGGTGCTGCTCGCCTACTCCGCGCGCAACCGTTCGGCCTCCTGCCGCATCCCCTACACCGCGAACCCGAAGGCCAAGCGCGTCGAGGTGCGTTTCCCCGACCCGATGGCCAATCCCTATCTCGGCTTCGCCGCGATGCTGATGGCCGGCCTCGACGGCATCAAGAACAAGATCGATCCGGGTCCGGCGATGGACAAGGATCTCTACGACCTGCCGAAGGAAGAGCTGAAGCAGATCCCGACCGTCTGTGGTTCGCTGCGTGAGGCGCTCGAGAGCCTCGACAAGGACCGTGCCTTCCTCAAGAACGGCGGCGTGTTCGATGACGACTTCATCGACGCCTATATCGAGCTGAAGATGACCGAGGTCGCCCGTTTCGAAATGACCCCGCACCCGGTCGAGTTCGAGATGTACTACTCGCTGTAA